The genome window AGCGGCACTCATCCCCTATCTGGCATCATTTCAAGATTCGCCGTTCATACTTATCTCAACCGGCACCTGGTCCATCAGTATGAATCCGTTCAATGCCAGTCCCATTACGCCCGAAGAATTGCAGTACGATTGTCTGTGTTTTCTGCAATTCAGGGGGCAACCAGTGAAGGCGTCGCGGCTCTTTGCGGGGTATGAACACGAGCAGCAAACCAAACGATTAGCGGAGCATTTTGCCCTGTCCACTGACTATTACAAAACGGTCGCCTACGACCCGACTATCATTCAATCGCTGAGAACCAACCGGCCCACTTCGGGAACGAATTTCGATCAGGTGAAGAACCCGCCCATGCAGGAGTCGCTGTTCAGACACCGGGATCTAGCGCATTTTCAGAATTACGAAGAAGCGTACCACCAACTCATGCTGGACCTAGTGTCGCAACAGCTGATTTCTACGGATTTGGTGCTGGAAAATTCGCCCGTAACGCGGCTGTTCGTCGATGGCGGATTTAGCAAGAACCCGATTTATATGTCACTGCTGGCAGCGGCTTTTCCGCAAACGGAAGTCTATGCCGCTTCGGTAGCACAGGCTACGGCACTGGGGGCAGCCCTGGCTATTCACAAGCACTGGAATCAACAACCCCTTCCCCGCGAAATTGTCGAGTTGAAATTGTATTCGGTAGACTCTGTAACAATTTAGCTCACAGTTTAAAGGTCATCCGGGCCAGCAACTTGGTCCCGACCCGGGCGATGAACAGGTAATCGCCCGGAGGTACAGCGATCTGCTCCCTAATGTCAGCCGTGTTTACGTACTGCTTCTCAAAAAGGACAAGTCCCTGTTGATCCGTGATGTGCACGTCAATTGTTTGGGGAACCGGTACCGCTACGTTAATGGCCGCTGAACCCGTAGCAGCGTTGGGCTTGACTGTGATCTGACCGGAAAACTGCACATTATTATCCGTCGAATTGTCCATATCGACCGTAAACGCATCCATCAAACAACCGTTCTGATCGGTAACGATATACGATGTCGGCACCGATGGCGACACATTGATGGTGCGTTCCGTCTGACCGGAACTCCAGGTGTAGCTTCCCGGCCAGGATGCCGTCAACGTGAGTGGTTTACCGGGTTTAGTCAGGAAATAGTGGCGTTTGTTTACGTTCTTGAGCAGCGTGAATTTATCCCGGACAACACCGTCGGCGGCTACCCACTGCGCATCAAGCCGGTTATCGGTCACATCAATGATCATCGAGCCACCCACCTGATTGTTCGTGTAGACCATTGCCGGATGCGGAAATCCGGGAGCCTGCCCACCCAGTTGTCCACCGCTGCCGTTGACGACATAAATGGTCCCCGCCTGCTTATTCACGATGGGGCAGGAATTGGGCGACCCGTCGTAGCGGGCGTTGCTTTTCGACACGGCGTGCTGGTTACTATCGAAAGTGCCTGACTGTCCATAGTGTCCTTTCATCAGGTAACTTCGTTCGTACAGGTGGCTATGGCCCGACAAGACCAGATCGACACGAAACTGCTCAAGAATAGGCGTTAGCTGTTGACGGATCTGAATCATGTCATTATCAGCGTCCGAATCACGTTGTCCCTTGCTGTAGGGTGGATGGTGAAAAAAAACGATTGTCCACGGTAACTGGTTGGCGGCTAGATCCCGCTGTAACCATTGGGCCTGCCGACCCGTCGGATCATAGACGCGGGTGCCATCGTTACCCTCGGAATCAAGTGAAACGAAATGAATATTCGCATAGTCGAAGGAGTAGTTCTGTTTTGAACCCGATGGCACACCACCCGCTTCCCCCTGTTGCGGAACGCTGATGAGCTTAAAATAATCGATATTTAAATTGTTCGGATTATCAATGTATTCATGGTTTCCAGGGGTCGGCCAGGAAGGTAAATGCTTTAGAAGATCGGTATATACATTAAACAGGTTCTGTTGAAATTGATCGTCAAAACCCTGATTATAGGCATTATCACCGAGCCAGAGCCAGATATCAGCGGGACGATTTTGCGTAGCCTGGCGGAACTTATCCAGTACAGCAGCTTGGTTAGCGGTTCCACTACCGAAATCCCCGAGTGCCCATATCCGAACGGGAACCGTACTTCCCGCAACGGGTGATGTTTGAAAATACTGATCGCCAGACACCATCTGATCACCCGCCGACGAGCCCACCGCGTAATAGTAGCGGGTGGCGGTTTGTAAGCCCGTTAACGTAACAATGTGCTCGGTTGTCGAATTAACGTCCGTAAACTCCTGATTGAGTTGACCGTTGGTCGTGCCATACCGAATGCGGCTGTTGGTTGGCTGATCAGTACGCCAGCGGATGGTTATGCCCGTAGGGGTAACGGTTTGCAGATAGGGTGAGCGGGTAACCGTTTGGGCAACAGCAACCGAGCTTAGCAGCACAAACCCAACGATCCAGACGTAACGAAGTAGAACGATTCTCAACATAAATTACTGATAAAGACCATTAAAGGTACGGAACTTTAGCGAGGGTAACCAGATCACTCAACCAACCCGTTTATTCTGCCGGTATCAACACCGCAAATCGGTTAGCCTCATGGAACCAGTTGCATCATCCAGGCGCAGGCAATTCCGCCGTAGGTCCCCAGTACGTGACTAAGGACGGCCAGCAACACGCCTACCGGTGCCAGCGCCGGGTGAAAGACCGAAGCAACCGCCGGGGCCGTTGCAATACCGCCAATATTCGCCTGACTCCCCACCGCTACGAAAAAGTAGGGCGCTTTGACCAATCGGGCAACGGTGAACATAACCAGAATGTGAATGAGCATCCAGATAATGGCGACGACGAATAACCCCAGATTGCCACTGATATTCGATAGGTCGAGTCGCATACCGATCGTCATGATCAGGAAGTAGATGAACAGCGTCGATAAATCCGTTGTTCCCAGCTTTTCGAGTTTGCGGGCGCGGGTAAATGACAGGCCAATACCCAACGTCGTCGAGAGAATCACAACCCACAGGAAGTTCGACAGGAACGGTTCCAGGCCATGTGCCCGCATCCAATCAGCGTTGGGTAGAAATAATTGGGTCAGGTAGTGGGCCAGTCCGTGGGCAATGGCGGCACCGCCGAAGCCCAACGCCAGAATCGTCGCCAGATCGGTCAGATCAGCGGGTTTGTCGCGCTCCTCCCGGTAGCTTAGTATCCGCTCTTTCACCTCCTCAATGCTTGACGTATCAGCCTTTAGAAATCGATCGATTCGATCTGAGAAAGCCGCTCCGTAGATCAGGCAGGCCGTCCAGGTGTTTGCGACCACCGCATCGACAACCAGGACAATCACAAACAGCGCTTCGCTACAGCCGTAGATTTCCTTTAACGCAATCTGACTGCTGCTGCCACCAATCCAGCTGCCCGAAATGGTAACTAGTCCTTTCCAAAGCTGCTGATCGGTAGCCTGCTGCCGAAATTCGGGGGATAGTGCACTCACCAGTGCCAGAGCAATAGGCCCGCCAACGACGACACCCACCGTTCCGGCCAGAAAGACCAGCAACGCTTTATTCCCCAGCCGCAGAATGGACCGCAGATCAGCGGTAGAGGTTAGCAGGACTAGGGCTGCCGGCAACAGATACTGCGAAGCGACCGTGTAGAGCTTCGATTGCTCACCCGACAGGATACCAAAGCTGTTCATGGCTCCCGGAAAAATGTAACAGAGCAACAATGCCGGCACCCAGTTGTAGAATGTCTGCCAGCCCCTGTGTTCAGACCGGGATGTATGGAAAATCAGGGCCAGTAAGGCCAGTAGAATGCCCAGAATAACGGCATCCTGGGTGATCAACGGTTGCTTCTGCATAGCGAATCGCGGGCAAATTCAGGCCATAAGCTACTACTATTATATTTTTTATGCTCTCTCAGATAGTGTTATTTTGCGAAACCCATCTATACCTTTATCCAATCATTGACTCCTATGGATTTCGACAGTGGCCTGGTCCTGAGCATCCCGATTGCTATTTTCACCCTGCGGTGGTTCCGTCGATTCATGAGTACCGAGACGCGCCTGCCTCAATGGGATAATTTATTAAAGCGGGGCTGGCTACTGTTTATCGTTTTCTTCGTTATTGGCAAACTGTTCTCGGTCAAGGAAGGTGTCATAGAAGACTGGTACTTATTTTTTGTCTTTGGTGGTATTGTCGCGGCTCTGGTACAGATGCGGGATTATCGACCTGCCCGAACGCTGCTGCTGGCCGTGGTCCCGGTTATGCTTTGCTTTCTGCTTTCGCTGCTTATAGAAAGTATCGCACCCAGCCTGATGGAACGCTTCGAGGACCTGGTTGGCTCGTCGTGGGTGTTTACCATCATCTGGCTCGGCACCTTTACCATTTACGCCCGTAATCAGCAGAAATCCATCGAAACCGAACGCCTGAAGCGGGAAGCCGAACTGGCGAAAACGCAGCTCATCGTGGGCCACAACGCCGAACTCGAGCGTCTGGTAGAAGCCCGCACCGCCGAGTTGAACGGCCAGAAAGAAGAACTGGAACAAGCCCTGACGAACCTGCAAGCCGCGCAAAATCGACTGATTCAATCCGAAAAAATGGCCTCGCTGGGTGAACTCACGGCGGGTATCGCCCACGAAATTCAAAATCCGCTGAACTTCGTCAATAACTTCGCCGAGGTATCGGTCGAGTTGGTCGATGAACTGAAAGAAGAACTGGAAAGGCCCGAACTAGATACGGACTACATCAAGGAATTGGCCGACAACCTGATTCAGAGCCAGCAGAAAATTCATCACCACGGACGCCGGGCCGATGCCATCGTCAAGGCCATGCTCCAACACTCCCGCAGCAGCACCGACGAGCGGCATTCCATTGATGTCAATGCCCTCTGCGATGAATACCTGCGCTTATCGTACCACGGTCTTCGGGCAAAGGACAAGGAATTTAATGCGGAGTTGCTTACCCAATTCGATCCGACGGTGGGTAGGATAACGGCTGCCGGACAGGAAATAGGCCGGGTGATGCTCAATCTGTTCAACAACGCTTTTTACTCGGTCTCAGAAAAGAAAAAACAGCAACCCGCAACCGGCACGTATATGCCGCTGGTGCAGGTGTTTACCAAACGCCTTGACGGTCAGGTCGAGATTCGGGTACGCGACAATGGTCTGGGTATTCCACAGGCCGTTATCGACAAGATATACCAGCCTTTTTTCACCACCAAGCCAACCGGCGAAGGCACCGGACTGGGTCTGTCACTCTCCTACGACATCATTACGCAGGGACACGGCGGCACGCTGGCGGTGAACACGGTTGAGCAGGAGTTCGCCGAATTTATCATTACACTACCGGCATCAGACAGAATCAGCGTATCTTAGATCATAAAATTACTTCACATGAAAATATTGGTGGTAGACGACGAGACGGACATACAGCCGCTCTTTGAACAGCGGTTCAGACGGGAGATCCGGAGCGGCACCATGTCGTTTGCGTTCGCCAATTCGGGTGAGTCAGCGTTGGCCTACTTGGCACAAAAAGGAACCGAAGCCGTTCTGATTCTGTCCGATATCAACATGCCCGGCATGAGTGGCCTCGAACTGCTGCGTCGGATTCGGGGGGGGCATGCGGTGCCGCCACCGATTGTGATGATGATCACGGCTTATGGTGACCAGCAGAACTACGATCAGGCTATACGGGACGGTGCCGATGACTTTTTAACCAAACCAATCGATTTCGCCGAGTTGAAGAACAAACTCAGCCAGTTGAATCCGTTATGAAGACAAAAATATTAGTGGTCGATGATGAGACGGACCTTGAATTGCTGATCAAACAGAAATTCAGACGTAAAATTCGGGAGAATGTATACGAATTTATCTTCGCCAGTAACGGCCAGGAAGCCCTTAGCAAAATAGCCGAACATCCTGATACCGAAGTTATTCTAAGTGACCTGAACATGCCTGTCATGGACGGGCTTACCCTGCTGACCAAACTTCCAGAGCGGAGTGCGCTGCTAAAAGCGGTGGTGGTATCCGCCTACGGCGATCTGAACAATATCCGTACCGCCATGAACCGGGGGGCCTTCGATTTCGTCATGAAGCCGGTTGACTTTGCCGACCTCGAAATCACGATCGAGAAGACCATCAGTTACGTGGCGCAGCTGCGCGAAACGCTCCGGGCCGTTCAGGAAAATAACATTCTGAAAATGTATGTCGACGAAACCGTGATCAACTTCATGGCCCGGCCCGAATTTGCCAACAGCCTGCTGGTCAGCGAAACCGTTGAAGCGACTGTGATCTTTTTCGACATCTGTGGGTTCACCGCCATATCCGAAAAAATGCCGGCGGCCGAAGTGGTTCGGCTCCTCAATACATACTTTGATCAGATTGTCCAGGAGATTATTGCCCAGGGCGGTTATGTCGACAAGTTTATGGGGGATGCCGTGATGGCCGTTTTCCGGGGCGCTCACCACCTCGACCGTGCTATCGACGCGGCTTTAGCCGTGCGGCAGCAAATTCAGGCGAATCAGCTACAGGTGTCGAATGGCGTTGAATTTCAGCCAAGCGTATCGACGGGGATCAGTACGGGCGAGATGGTATCGGGCAATATCGGTTCAGAATCGCTCCGGCGGCTCGATTATACCGTTATTGGCGATACGGTCAATCTGGCCCAGCGCCTTCAGTCGGTAGCCAAGCCCAACCAGATCCTGATTAACGAAGCTACGTACCAGCGGGTCAAGGAGTCGTTTCAGTGCGAACGGGTTGGGGATGTAAGTCTGAAAAACAAATCCAATGCGGTTACTATTTATGAAGTGCTGGCCTGACCGAAACAAGTCGCGGTAAACGAGTGCCTGGCACTGATTTTGCGACCGTTTATGTAGCAACTATTCATTCCTCCAATAAATAGTCGGGAAACAACCAATTGTATGAACTACCAGGCTGCCAGCGACTATATCCTGCATCGACTACGGACACAGCTGTCGCCGTCCTTGTCTTACCACGGTGTTCATCATACGCTGGATGTTCTCCAGACGGCACAAGCTTTAGCCGAAGCCGAAGGTATAACAGACGAAGCATCACTGATATTGTTACAAACGGCGGCCTGTTTTCACGATGCGGGCTTTCTCACAACGTATGAGGGGCATGAGGAACAGGGTTGTCTGCTGGTGCGCGAGGTCTTACCCGGTTTCGGGTATTTGCCGGAACAGCTTGAGATGATCTGTAGCCTGATCATGGCTACGCAAATTCCGCAATCGCCCCAAACCCACCTGGAGCGTATTCTGTGCGACGCCGACCTGGATTACCTGGGCCGTGACGATTTTGCACCCATTGCCGACTCCCTTTTCCAGGAATTGCGGACGCGGGGAAGCGTGACCGATACACCGGTCTGGAACCGGATTCAGGTAAAATTCCTGGAAAATCACCGTTACTGGACACCAACGGCGATTGCTTGGCGACAGGCTGGCAAAGAGCAGCAGCTGGCTGCATTACGGACGCTGGTAGAAGCCGAAACGAACTGATCAGCTATTACCAAAAAAAACGTACCACGGGTTTTAACCCGTTCGCGAATTGGTTCGACGAAAAACCGGTAGTACAAGTATAGACCGCTTTGTAGCCATTTAGTTGGCTGAACAGGAGTCTGCTTAAACCGAGGCCGATAAATCGCGCAGGACTTCGTTCTGCCGACGCAGCCGCTGACACAAGGCCCGTACGATATTCTGCAATACCTCCCCCCGCTCTTCCATCAGATCGTAGAAGTCATCCTGATCGATCCGGAAGGTCGAAGCATCGGTTAGGGCAATGGCCGTTGCCGAGCGGGGTTCGGCATCCAGCAGCGCGAGTTCACCGAAGAATCCCCCTTTCAAGAACGTTGCCAACTGTTCTGACCCGTCGTAAATGCCTACTTCACCGTCGTAGATGATGAACAGACTGGTCCCGGTCTCGCCTTTGGCGAAAATTTCCTGTCCTTCGTGGTAGGTCACCTCGTTCATGATCTGAGCGACACTGCTAAGCACGTTTTCAGGAGTATCGGCAAAGAGCGCAGTTCGTTTGAGCGCAACGATGCGGTCGATGACCGAAATCTGGGCGGTTTGTGAATGAGTCATGGTTGTAGAAGCGTGTCCAGTTGATACCTTATAACGATCGGCTTTAGGCGGGTCCAGTTGCTGAAGTGCGGCCAATGCACTTTCCTGAATGAGCGGATTCGTCGATTGTAGATAGTTATCCAGGTAGCGGGTCAGCTGGCCGTCCGGAACAATCTGGCGCAGCGCTACACTGATCGTCCAGTCAGTGAAGGCCCGCTCGCCCTGCTGAACCACGTAAATCCGTATCGGCTCGGCATCGGTAAGCGGAGCCGTCAATTTCGTTAGTAATCGAACCTTCTCAGCAACGGGCAACTCGTCAACTAACGCTTGCAAGCTCCGGTACACAGGCTGCGGTATCAGGTTGTCGAGCATTTCGAGCGCGTTGGCTTTCCGGTCGCGGGCAGCATGAGAAACCCCACGTTGCGCATCGGCAATCAACTGTGGATCGTAGAGCTGCATCAATATCCCAAAAACGCGTTGCTGGAGTAACGTCAGTTCGTACGCCAGACAAGCGGCCAAATAGGGGTCCGACTCGCTGTCGATTCCCGTAATTAGCCGCAGAGCCAGTTGCCACTCGTCATCAAGGAGTGTCTGAAACCGACCCGAATCAGCGGCATCGGGCGCAAAACGACGCAGCGACCGAATAGCGGCCGCCCGCCAGAACAGATTAGGTTGTTCGGCCAGTTCGACTAATAGTTGTCGGCTTTCGGGAGTAGCGATCTGTTCGCACACACCCGCTATGCGCTGGATTAGCAGCGGATTGGCCGATGGCTGCACTGCCGCCCGCAAGAAAGGAATAATCGCTGACCCACCATTTGCCAGACTTTGTACGGCAACGCGTCCTGATTTTGGTTTGGTCAGCAAGCCAATGAGTTGTGGGGTTAGCTGAGCATCAGCCGCCTTGCCAGCGGCCCGTATGCCGGCCTCTTGCAATCCTCTATCCGAGCTTCTCAGCGCGGCTTCGACCAGTTTCTGCTGCTCAGGCTGGGTCATGAACGGCAACAGATCAAGCGCTTCAATGCGGTGGGTCGTATCGTCGGTAGCCAGTAAATCAGCCAGTTGAACCCGCGCTTCCGGATTTGCTGGGTTCGCCGTCAGGCGTCCCTGGATCGATCCCGTCCGACTATAAACATCCGGCTGTTGCCCTAATTCGGCCAGTTGATGCGAACTGATTTTGGGATGCTGAACCAGCAAACGAGCGGCTTTTTTTCGCAATTGCGGATCAGAATCGGTCGTGGCAACAGTATGCAGTACCAAGAGGTCCACCTGCTGGCCGACCGTGTTTATGGTTCGTTCCCGTATCACTTTATCGGCGTGTTGCAACAACAAGGCCGACTGCGCCACCAGGGTAGCTGGTTCATGTTCCTGAAGCCAGTCGATGGCATTTAGTACATCGGCGGGATACGGGCTTTGCAGGTTATTGATGATCACCTTACGGGCAGCAACGGGCAACAGGAGGTCATCGCTTCCCAGAAACCGGCGCTCCAATGCGCCTTTAAGCGTGTCGAGGTAGTGTCGGTAGGTCTTGTTCAGAAAGTAGATCGCCACTACCATAAACAGGGCCATCCACAAAAATGGAATCCAGTAGGGCAACGTCGGCACGTAGTGGAGGCCGATGAGGAGTGCCCCCGCCAGCGCCATACCCATCGGCTCGTAAAAGCCCTTCACCAGCGTATGCCCTTTCAAGCGAGTGTGTGGCGTAAGCGGCTGGAACAGAACCAGAAAAATTGGATCGAATACGGACCGGCGCAGCACTTCCAGCAACAAATACAACCCGCAGAAATAGACCAGCAGTCCGGTTTCGCTAACGCCTAGCTCCAGCAGAATACCAAACACAACAATGCTTAGTAGACCCGCCAGCGGCAATACCGCCAGCGACCAGCGAATACCGATCCGCTCGAATGTTTTCCAGGAAAGGACCAGTTTGAACAGGAGAGCTGACAAGTAGGTCAGGATCAGTATGATGCCAATAAACTGCATCAGGTCTTCCTGATGATGGAATTTTTCTTTGACGTTGACAAAAAAGAAGTACTCCACACTCGTGACCACGCAGGCAATGGCCGCCAGACTCAGGCACATCGTAAACACAAGTTCGCTGCCACCAAACAACTGCTGAACAAGCGGTGGTGGTGGTCGCCGGTGCAACCGGGCTTTAGTTGGGGCCACATCGACCACATGCAGCCGGATCGTTTGCCGTACGACATACATGGCCGCCCCAAACGCACCGAAAGCGGTAAGCAGCAGCAGAATCAGATCGGCATGGGCGTGTACAAGTACCGACAGCAGCGCACCGAGTGCTTTAGCGGGCATATCGCCCGAGCTGATGATACTGAACAGCCGTTTGCCCTGCCGAACATCGAAAACGACCGCCGACACGCCCCAGAATTCCAGGTTGGTCAGCAAATAGATCATTCGGTAACCGACCATAATTGCCACCGCCGACGCCACCGAATGTCCCCACAGCACAAACAAACCCAGTATGAACGTCATGACGACTACGGCCAGCAATACGCGAACGGCCAGCCGTTTCAAAAGCAGATGATGCTCAAAATAGGTGTACACCCGACCGACGACCATCATGGCCAGTGCCGCGCAAACGTAAGCAATGGGCAGGCTGGTTTGGGGATGATTTTCGAGCAGAATGACATTGGCCGCTACGTAGATCAGGATGGTGCCAATACCCAGAAAGAAATTGTGCAGAAAAAAGAGCCGGACTGTTGCTGCTTCT of Spirosoma agri contains these proteins:
- a CDS encoding DUF819 family protein; protein product: MQKQPLITQDAVILGILLALLALIFHTSRSEHRGWQTFYNWVPALLLCYIFPGAMNSFGILSGEQSKLYTVASQYLLPAALVLLTSTADLRSILRLGNKALLVFLAGTVGVVVGGPIALALVSALSPEFRQQATDQQLWKGLVTISGSWIGGSSSQIALKEIYGCSEALFVIVLVVDAVVANTWTACLIYGAAFSDRIDRFLKADTSSIEEVKERILSYREERDKPADLTDLATILALGFGGAAIAHGLAHYLTQLFLPNADWMRAHGLEPFLSNFLWVVILSTTLGIGLSFTRARKLEKLGTTDLSTLFIYFLIMTIGMRLDLSNISGNLGLFVVAIIWMLIHILVMFTVARLVKAPYFFVAVGSQANIGGIATAPAVASVFHPALAPVGVLLAVLSHVLGTYGGIACAWMMQLVP
- a CDS encoding purple acid phosphatase family protein produces the protein MLRIVLLRYVWIVGFVLLSSVAVAQTVTRSPYLQTVTPTGITIRWRTDQPTNSRIRYGTTNGQLNQEFTDVNSTTEHIVTLTGLQTATRYYYAVGSSAGDQMVSGDQYFQTSPVAGSTVPVRIWALGDFGSGTANQAAVLDKFRQATQNRPADIWLWLGDNAYNQGFDDQFQQNLFNVYTDLLKHLPSWPTPGNHEYIDNPNNLNIDYFKLISVPQQGEAGGVPSGSKQNYSFDYANIHFVSLDSEGNDGTRVYDPTGRQAQWLQRDLAANQLPWTIVFFHHPPYSKGQRDSDADNDMIQIRQQLTPILEQFRVDLVLSGHSHLYERSYLMKGHYGQSGTFDSNQHAVSKSNARYDGSPNSCPIVNKQAGTIYVVNGSGGQLGGQAPGFPHPAMVYTNNQVGGSMIIDVTDNRLDAQWVAADGVVRDKFTLLKNVNKRHYFLTKPGKPLTLTASWPGSYTWSSGQTERTINVSPSVPTSYIVTDQNGCLMDAFTVDMDNSTDNNVQFSGQITVKPNAATGSAAINVAVPVPQTIDVHITDQQGLVLFEKQYVNTADIREQIAVPPGDYLFIARVGTKLLARMTFKL
- a CDS encoding HD domain-containing protein; translated protein: MNYQAASDYILHRLRTQLSPSLSYHGVHHTLDVLQTAQALAEAEGITDEASLILLQTAACFHDAGFLTTYEGHEEQGCLLVREVLPGFGYLPEQLEMICSLIMATQIPQSPQTHLERILCDADLDYLGRDDFAPIADSLFQELRTRGSVTDTPVWNRIQVKFLENHRYWTPTAIAWRQAGKEQQLAALRTLVEAETN
- a CDS encoding cyclic nucleotide-binding domain-containing protein → MTSAQAWYRFIGVRSTEAATVRLFFLHNFFLGIGTILIYVAANVILLENHPQTSLPIAYVCAALAMMVVGRVYTYFEHHLLLKRLAVRVLLAVVVMTFILGLFVLWGHSVASAVAIMVGYRMIYLLTNLEFWGVSAVVFDVRQGKRLFSIISSGDMPAKALGALLSVLVHAHADLILLLLTAFGAFGAAMYVVRQTIRLHVVDVAPTKARLHRRPPPPLVQQLFGGSELVFTMCLSLAAIACVVTSVEYFFFVNVKEKFHHQEDLMQFIGIILILTYLSALLFKLVLSWKTFERIGIRWSLAVLPLAGLLSIVVFGILLELGVSETGLLVYFCGLYLLLEVLRRSVFDPIFLVLFQPLTPHTRLKGHTLVKGFYEPMGMALAGALLIGLHYVPTLPYWIPFLWMALFMVVAIYFLNKTYRHYLDTLKGALERRFLGSDDLLLPVAARKVIINNLQSPYPADVLNAIDWLQEHEPATLVAQSALLLQHADKVIRERTINTVGQQVDLLVLHTVATTDSDPQLRKKAARLLVQHPKISSHQLAELGQQPDVYSRTGSIQGRLTANPANPEARVQLADLLATDDTTHRIEALDLLPFMTQPEQQKLVEAALRSSDRGLQEAGIRAAGKAADAQLTPQLIGLLTKPKSGRVAVQSLANGGSAIIPFLRAAVQPSANPLLIQRIAGVCEQIATPESRQLLVELAEQPNLFWRAAAIRSLRRFAPDAADSGRFQTLLDDEWQLALRLITGIDSESDPYLAACLAYELTLLQQRVFGILMQLYDPQLIADAQRGVSHAARDRKANALEMLDNLIPQPVYRSLQALVDELPVAEKVRLLTKLTAPLTDAEPIRIYVVQQGERAFTDWTISVALRQIVPDGQLTRYLDNYLQSTNPLIQESALAALQQLDPPKADRYKVSTGHASTTMTHSQTAQISVIDRIVALKRTALFADTPENVLSSVAQIMNEVTYHEGQEIFAKGETGTSLFIIYDGEVGIYDGSEQLATFLKGGFFGELALLDAEPRSATAIALTDASTFRIDQDDFYDLMEERGEVLQNIVRALCQRLRRQNEVLRDLSASV
- a CDS encoding ATP-binding protein, with amino-acid sequence MDFDSGLVLSIPIAIFTLRWFRRFMSTETRLPQWDNLLKRGWLLFIVFFVIGKLFSVKEGVIEDWYLFFVFGGIVAALVQMRDYRPARTLLLAVVPVMLCFLLSLLIESIAPSLMERFEDLVGSSWVFTIIWLGTFTIYARNQQKSIETERLKREAELAKTQLIVGHNAELERLVEARTAELNGQKEELEQALTNLQAAQNRLIQSEKMASLGELTAGIAHEIQNPLNFVNNFAEVSVELVDELKEELERPELDTDYIKELADNLIQSQQKIHHHGRRADAIVKAMLQHSRSSTDERHSIDVNALCDEYLRLSYHGLRAKDKEFNAELLTQFDPTVGRITAAGQEIGRVMLNLFNNAFYSVSEKKKQQPATGTYMPLVQVFTKRLDGQVEIRVRDNGLGIPQAVIDKIYQPFFTTKPTGEGTGLGLSLSYDIITQGHGGTLAVNTVEQEFAEFIITLPASDRISVS
- a CDS encoding adenylate/guanylate cyclase domain-containing protein, whose protein sequence is MKTKILVVDDETDLELLIKQKFRRKIRENVYEFIFASNGQEALSKIAEHPDTEVILSDLNMPVMDGLTLLTKLPERSALLKAVVVSAYGDLNNIRTAMNRGAFDFVMKPVDFADLEITIEKTISYVAQLRETLRAVQENNILKMYVDETVINFMARPEFANSLLVSETVEATVIFFDICGFTAISEKMPAAEVVRLLNTYFDQIVQEIIAQGGYVDKFMGDAVMAVFRGAHHLDRAIDAALAVRQQIQANQLQVSNGVEFQPSVSTGISTGEMVSGNIGSESLRRLDYTVIGDTVNLAQRLQSVAKPNQILINEATYQRVKESFQCERVGDVSLKNKSNAVTIYEVLA
- a CDS encoding response regulator; translation: MKILVVDDETDIQPLFEQRFRREIRSGTMSFAFANSGESALAYLAQKGTEAVLILSDINMPGMSGLELLRRIRGGHAVPPPIVMMITAYGDQQNYDQAIRDGADDFLTKPIDFAELKNKLSQLNPL